TCAACTACAAATGTGTCAGCGGAAAAAACCGCCTAGTCCCGATTTTAGCGTTTAGAGGCGGTTTGCTCAAATGGCTCTCGTTTTATCTCTTCATTTTGGCAAAAATCATACGCAGAAGGGGGCCAACCCGTTGGATCAAGTTTTTTTGCCCTACTGGGGCTATCCTGGCGATTCATCACTGTTTTACGGGTAAAATTGAAGCGGGGTGGGTGTGGTAGTTCCCCTTTTGGGGGGCGATATTCGTGCCAGCGGCCCGTCCGGTTATTTTCTTCAAATTTTATTCCCGTTTTTTTGCGATCACGTGTATGGCGGAAATTTCCAAATTGCAAGAACGAATTGCCGACTTGACCGAGCAAGAGCGGTTGCTCCGGCAAGGAGGCGGGGCCGCCGCCATCGCCAAACAACATGCCAAACAACGCGGCACCCCCCGCGAACGCATCAATCAATTGCTCGATCCCGGTTCCCCCGTGCTGGAGCTTGGTCTTTGGGCGGGGTGGCAAATGTACGACCAATGGGGGGGCGCACCGGCGGCCGGAGTGGTCACCTTGATCGGCATGGTGGCCGGGCGGCGACAAATGATCATTGCCAATGATGCCACGGTCAAGGCGGGGGCTTTTTTTCCGGCCACGGCTAAAAAAGTCTTGCGCGCCCAAAAGATCGCCTTTCAAAATCGCTTGCCATTGATATACCTGGTCGACTCGGCCGGGGTATTTTTGCCCTTGCAAGAAGATGTCTTTCCCGATGAAGACGACTTTGGGCGGATTTTTCGCAATAACGCCGTTTTGAGCGCGGCGGGAATTCCCCAACTGGCCGCGATCATGGGGAACTGCGTCGCGGGTGGGGGATATCTGCCGGTGCTCTGCGACCAGTTACTCATGGTCGAGGGCAGCGGCCTCTATCTGGCGGGACCCGCGCTGGTCAAAAGCGCGATCGGTCAAGAGACCGATCATGAAACCCTCGGCGGGGCGGGCATGCACGCCCGCATGAGCGGAACCATTGACGCCCGTTTCCCCGATGAAGCCAGTTGCTTACAGGCCCTGAGGGATCTGTGCGGCATGGCACGGGAAGATGCGCCAGATCCGGCGGCACCGTTTACCCGCGGCCCCGCGCGGGATCCCGCGCGCGACCCCGCTACCCTGGAAACCTTTTTGACCGGGGAAAACCAAGGGGAATACGACATCCGCGCGGTCCTGCGGGGAGTTGTGGATGCCGAGTCCTGGGCGGAATATAAGCCAGAGTATGGACAGACGGTGGTCTGCGGCATGGCCCGCATTGGCGGGTATCCGGTGGGAATCGTGGCGAATCAAAAACAGCGGGTCAAAAATGCCGAGGGTCGATACGAGTTTGGCGGCGTGCTGTACGTCGAAAGCGCGGAAAAAGCCGCGCGGTTTGTCATGCTGTGCAATCAGCAATGGCTGCCGCTGGTTTTTTTGCAGGATGTCAATGGCTTTATGGTGGGTAAAGAGAGCGAGCAAGCGGGCATCATTAAGGCCGGGGCCAAGCTGGTCAACGCCATTTCCAATAGTCGCGTCCCCAAAGTGACGGTGATTACTGGCGGTTCCTTTGGCGCGGGAAACTACGCCCTCTGCGGCAAGGCCTTTGATCCGCGGTTTATTTTTGGCTGGCCCCTTGCCAAATGCGCGGTCATGGGGGGAGCGCAAGCCACCAACACCCTGACCGAGGTCATGCAAAAAAGCCTTACCACGACAGGCCAAGCGCCTCCTGACAAGGAAGCAATCGAATTGCTCCGTGCCCAAGTCCAGGCCGATTACCAACGCCAAATGGACGTCCGCTATGCCGCCGCGCATGGTTGGGTGGATGCGATCATCACTCCCGTGGAAACCCGGGGCGTGCTCATTCAGGTGCTGGATATTGTCACCCGGTCCGTCAGCACCGAGCCTAGCCGCTGGG
This genomic window from Pirellulales bacterium contains:
- a CDS encoding acyl-CoA carboxylase subunit beta, whose amino-acid sequence is MAEISKLQERIADLTEQERLLRQGGGAAAIAKQHAKQRGTPRERINQLLDPGSPVLELGLWAGWQMYDQWGGAPAAGVVTLIGMVAGRRQMIIANDATVKAGAFFPATAKKVLRAQKIAFQNRLPLIYLVDSAGVFLPLQEDVFPDEDDFGRIFRNNAVLSAAGIPQLAAIMGNCVAGGGYLPVLCDQLLMVEGSGLYLAGPALVKSAIGQETDHETLGGAGMHARMSGTIDARFPDEASCLQALRDLCGMAREDAPDPAAPFTRGPARDPARDPATLETFLTGENQGEYDIRAVLRGVVDAESWAEYKPEYGQTVVCGMARIGGYPVGIVANQKQRVKNAEGRYEFGGVLYVESAEKAARFVMLCNQQWLPLVFLQDVNGFMVGKESEQAGIIKAGAKLVNAISNSRVPKVTVITGGSFGAGNYALCGKAFDPRFIFGWPLAKCAVMGGAQATNTLTEVMQKSLTTTGQAPPDKEAIELLRAQVQADYQRQMDVRYAAAHGWVDAIITPVETRGVLIQVLDIVTRSVSTEPSRWGVFQV